One genomic region from Amblyraja radiata isolate CabotCenter1 chromosome 17, sAmbRad1.1.pri, whole genome shotgun sequence encodes:
- the cog8 gene encoding conserved oligomeric Golgi complex subunit 8 has protein sequence MKPEVVRTIKMAALGIDVEDESILASIFRDSFPENWRENPDFTLYLSELSTYGVDKLNREPERLAEERAQILEQTQELAFCNYKTFIKTAECTKEIYRDFGLVEKHVSAVLDKLPGLSEKCKQFIMETEETGASRRMNSLTLNRHTEILEILEIPQLMDTCVRNGYYEEALELASYVKRLEKKYSSIPVIQGIVNEVRSSAQLMLNQLIQQLRTNIQLPTCLRVIGYLRRMDVFTEAELRIKFLQARDAWLKSILGSISDSDPYFHITKTIEACRVHLFDIITQYRAIFSDEDPLLLTSNHIVNESAIFHGWVVQKVSEFLGILEMDLEKGIGSRLDSLLGQCMYFGLSFSRVGADFRGQLAPMFQKVAMNTFVKALQEAMEKFQEDMNLYTLISPPSMLGSTIHMTLPTEQPGTLQPPMVLLDFPPLACFLNNNLTAFNDLRLCCPIALAQEVTICLEDALVKVTKLILAFHRAEETAFSAKELELFIQFCITFTEDLVPYLNRCLQLLFPPAQLAQILGVPPTQIHKYGSIGCINQGVILDLLDFILPKKEIIIPPKKSLDEEMEKILTAESTLHSPGLETNNELLSEQYSPVMSSVVLSERTEEIKPGLSDVDENASS, from the exons ATGAAACCGGAAGTTGTTCGGACCATCAAGATGGCGGCTCTCGGTATCGACGTGGAGGACGAAAGCATCTTGGCTTCGATTTTCAGGGACTCTTTCCCGGAGAACTGGAGGGAGAATCCAGATTTCACGCTGTATCTGTCCGAGCTCAGTACATACGGAGTGGACAAGCTGAACCGCGAGCCCGAGCGCCTGGCGGAGGAGCGGGCCCAGATCCTGGAGCAGACTCAGGAACTAGCTTTCTGCAATTACAAAACCTTCATCAAAACGGCGGAATGCACCAAAGAAATCTACCGGGACTTCGGGCTGGTGGAGAAACACGTCTCCGCAGTGTTGGACAAACTGCCTGGGCTGAGCGAGAAATGCAAGCAGTTCATCATGGAGACGGAGGAGACCGGCGCCAGCAGAAGAATGAACAGCTTAACCCTCAACCGCCACACGGAGATCCTGGAAATCCTGGAGATCCCACAACTCATGGATACCTGCGTTAGGAACGGCTATTACGAGGAGGCCCTTGAGTTGGCCTCTTACGTAAAGAGATTGGAGAAGAAATACTCTTCTATTCCTGTCATCCAG GGAATAGTGAATGAAGTACGTTCCTCTGCACAGTTGATGTTAAACCAGCTCATCCAGCAACTACGCACCAACATCCAACTTCCAACTTGTCTCCGTGTCATAGGCTATTTGAGAAGAATGGATGTTTTCACTGAAGCAGAATTAAGAATAAAATTTCTTCAAGCACGAGATGCCTGGTTGAAATCCATACTTGGCTCCATATCAGACAGTGATCCTTATTTCCACATAACTAAGACGATTGAAGCTTGCCGAGTTCATCTGTTTGACATCATCACTCAGTATCGTGCCATTTTCTCAGATGAAGATCCACTGTTGCTTACCAGCAATCACATTGTGAACGAGAGCGCCATTTTTCATGGCTGGGTGGTGCAAAAGGTTTCTGAGTTTCTAGGAATCCTGGAAATGGATCTTGAGAAGGGAATTGGTAGCCGCTTAGATTCATTACTAGGCCAATGTATGTATTTTGGACTTTCATTTAGTCGTGTAGGTGCAGATTTCCGTGGGCAGCTTGCCCCAATGTTTCAAAAGGTTGCTATGAATACTTTTGTGAAAGCTCTTCAGGAAGCTATGGAGAAGTTTCAAGAAGACATGAATTTGTATACCTTAATCTCTCCTCCATCTATGTTGGGGAGCACCATCCATATGACCCTGCCAACTGAACAGCCAGGAACTCTGCAACCTCCAATGGTGCTTCTAGACTTCCCTCCATTGGCATGTTTTCTAAATAACAATTTAACAGCTTTTAATGATCTTCGGCTCTGCTGCCCCATAGCACTTGCACAGGAAGTAACAATCTGTTTGGAAGATGCCCTTGTGAAG GTTACAAAGCTAATTCTTGCTTTTCACCGAGCAGAGGAAACAGCCTTCAGTGCAAAAGAACTGGAGCTGTTTATCCAATTCTGTATTACGTTTACCGAAGATCTAGTCCCCTATTTGAACCGATGCTTACAGCTGCTTTTTCCACCAGCACAACTAGCACAGATTCTTG GTGTTCCTCCCACTCAGATTCATAAATATGGTTCCATTGGTTGCATTAATCAAGGCGTTATTCTGGATCTGCTTGattttattctccccaaaaaAGAAATCATAATTCCACCCAAGAAAAGTCTTGATGAGGAAATGGAAAAGATCCTGACAGCAGAAAGCACATTGCACAGCCCTGGATTAGAGACAAACAATGAGTTACTAAGCGAACAATATTCTCCAGTCATGTCTTCGGTTGTGCTGAGTGAGAGAACAGAGGAAATAAAGCCAGGCTTGTCTGATGTGGATGAAAATGCTTCGTCGTAA